The genomic DNA CCTCGCCCGAGCTTTGCGCGTAAATCCGGGACGACACCAGAACCTTTTGGTTGGAAACGATCCGCAACGCTCCAAAGTTGGACTCGTGGAACATGAACTGCACCGCATCGTCGTAGCGCCTGACATCACCGGGTGGAATGGTGTCCGTGTAGGAACTGGGCGAAGGGTTGGCCTGCCGTTTCAAGAAGTAAAAGGTGACGTTGGCAGGCGAGGAGGTAGGGTTGTACACCCACACGGTGGTGTACCAGGGAGCTACCCCCACCGCCGAACCCACCGACGGCAGGTAGATGTCCGTGCCGGCAAAGCCGGCAAGAGTTGGCTGGGCCAAAGTGACCGCAACCACCAAACCTAACAAAAACGTCTTGCCTCGAAACATGGTCTCCTCCTTTCAGGACAGCTCCTCTCGATCTGTCGGTTTTTTCGAGGTGGTTGCAACCCCTCGCCGGCATCGCGTGCAGCCGTCCCTCATGTTCGAAGCCAATTTAGGTTGAGTCGCAGGAGCGTGTATAGTATCCTTTTAGGGTGGGTTTTGTATGTATCTCGCGTTGCGCACCGCCAAGTTGAATGAGCTGGAGCAGCTGTTCCCCCTCATCCGCGACAGCTCTGTTTACAGCCCCGAAGAACGAATAAAGCTTTTGGAGCTTTGGGCCTCGGTGCTCCGGGGCGGAAGCGGCGAATCCGCGGTGGTGGAGGACCACAACCGCCCGGCCCACCAACGGGTGGTGGGGTTTGGCTTAAGCGTGTTTGTGGCGGATTGGTTTGCCGACCAGGCAGCAAGCATGCCGCCGTACATTGGCCAGCGGCTCTTGGAGCTCTACCGCGACAACCGCTCCCCCATTCTCACCAGGAAACAGGTGGCCCAAGCCAACGTGCGCGAGGGATTGAACGTGTTGTCGCTTCACGTAGGCTGGCCCGAAGAACGCCTTACGCCGCTGGAGATCAAACATATGCGGCATTTTTTGTCTGACGCTTTCGTGGTGTTGCACCGGGGGTACAAGCTACGCTTGCTCTTCCATGAGTTTTATGGCAAGGAAGAGCTTTCGATGCTATTTGCCATGGGTGGTGTGCTCTGGTCCGACTACGCTTGGTTTTTCCAGGCCCACCCGGATTTGGCACCCCCAGAGGAACGCTGGCCTTACCTGGGAGGAGTAAGGCGAGACGAGGCGTTGCAGCAAGAAGCCACCGTTTCTTTTGCGGTGTTTTCCTCCCCCCCACCACGGTACGCGTTTACCCCCCGCGAGCAGGAGGTGCTCCGCATTGCTCTCCTAGGCAGCACCGATGAAGCCATTGCCCAGGCACTTGGGCTTTCGCTGGTGACGGTCAAAAAGCTCTGGAAGTCCATTTACGAGCGGGTCGCCGCTAAGAACCCGGCGGCGCTGCCATTCCCCTGGCCGGAAGTCTCCAATGGTGCGCGCCGGCAAAAGGAAAAGCGCCGATTTCTTCTCGACCATATTCGCAGTCACCCCGAGGAAATACGCCCAAGACCCACGAGAAAACACCGCCCGCAGGCCTCCGATGGCGGCTAAAACGCCTTTGGAAGCCGAAAGCCCCACCTCACCTGGGTCCAAAAGGTGAGGGCGAGAAGGGCAAGGGACAATGGGTATCCCGCGGGCATGACCCACACCCCTCGAAAAAAAACCGGCCCCCGGAGGGGCCGGTGGGGTGTGGGGGTGCCAACCCCCTTAGGGACGCGCCGGTACCTGGTTTGGGGCTTGTTTCTGAGCTGCCAGCTGCTCGTAGCGCTCACGGAGGCTCTTCATCCTTTCGTAATGCAGCTCTTTTTCCTCCGGCTGACCCCATTCTTTGGGATGCAGGTAGGTGCCCTGCTCCTGCGGTGATTTTTCCTGCTCCACGGGGATGCGATGGGCTTCAGCCCACGGATCCTTGCGAATTCCGGTAACTTGCCAGGAGACCTCGACATTTGGCATGTTCGTGCGAATCACGAAGCGGTTGTTCCTAATCTTCTCTTCCACAATGGCTTGGGCAAAGCGGCCAATCACAGTCAGTTGGTAGCGGAAGTCCTTGTTCAAAGCCTCAAACCACTCGGGAAGCTCAATGATAGCTCGACCTTCTTCATCGGTGACCACCACGCCGTCGTAAACGTTTTTCATCTCCGGAGACTCTACGAAGAAGTGGTTTAGGTACTTATTCTCGGGGTCCAGAGGGTGAT from Thermoanaerobaculum aquaticum includes the following:
- a CDS encoding LuxR C-terminal-related transcriptional regulator, whose product is MYLALRTAKLNELEQLFPLIRDSSVYSPEERIKLLELWASVLRGGSGESAVVEDHNRPAHQRVVGFGLSVFVADWFADQAASMPPYIGQRLLELYRDNRSPILTRKQVAQANVREGLNVLSLHVGWPEERLTPLEIKHMRHFLSDAFVVLHRGYKLRLLFHEFYGKEELSMLFAMGGVLWSDYAWFFQAHPDLAPPEERWPYLGGVRRDEALQQEATVSFAVFSSPPPRYAFTPREQEVLRIALLGSTDEAIAQALGLSLVTVKKLWKSIYERVAAKNPAALPFPWPEVSNGARRQKEKRRFLLDHIRSHPEEIRPRPTRKHRPQASDGG